The Dyella caseinilytica genome has a window encoding:
- a CDS encoding Dps family protein has protein sequence MATSIAIAEKDRETIARQLSKLLADTYSLYLKTHSFHWNVTGPHFNSLHTMFQTQYNELWLAADEIAERIRVLDVFAPGSYSQFGKLTTIKEESGVPDWKEMVEQLVTGHEIAAATARAAIKVADEAGDEGTADMVTGRLKEHEKTAWMLRSLLK, from the coding sequence ATGGCCACCAGCATCGCGATCGCCGAAAAGGACCGCGAAACCATCGCCAGGCAGCTTTCCAAACTGCTGGCCGATACCTATTCGCTCTACCTTAAAACCCACAGTTTTCATTGGAACGTGACCGGGCCGCATTTCAACAGCCTGCACACCATGTTCCAGACCCAGTACAACGAACTGTGGCTGGCGGCGGACGAAATCGCCGAACGCATCCGTGTACTCGATGTGTTCGCACCGGGTTCCTACAGCCAGTTCGGCAAGCTCACCACGATTAAGGAAGAGTCCGGCGTGCCGGATTGGAAGGAGATGGTGGAGCAACTGGTCACCGGCCACGAGATTGCTGCAGCCACGGCGCGCGCAGCAATCAAGGTTGCGGATGAAGCGGGTGACGAGGGCACGGCCGATATGGTCACCGGCCGTTTGAAGGAACACGAAAAGACGGCGTGGATGCTGCGTTCGCTGTTGAAGTAA